A segment of the Bacillus licheniformis DSM 13 = ATCC 14580 genome:
TAATATAAACATAATCAAGCCGATATAGGGAGTATAGAAAGAATTGAGGGGAGGTGCCCAATGCGTCTCAATAGTCAATACATCCGTACACAGCTGATGGTCCAGAATATATTGAAAAGAAATGCGGCTGATACAACTTTAAAAAATGTCTCTTCCGATATCACTGCCGTTGCGAAGAAGGCCAGCAGTCAAGCAGGGAGAGCATCGAAAGAAAGTTTGAGTAAGCTGAACTACTCAAAGGACAGTATTGTGAATCATGCCGGAGCTTTCAGGCGGGCATACGAAGCAGCAAATGATCGAACTGTCACAGATACAGGGAAAGAAACGAAGATTAATGCCCAAAACCCCTATGTGTCAGAAAGTGACATCAGGAAAAAAATCTTAGATGAAAAATACAGCAAAATAAATGCAATGAACAAAACGAAACCCGACCCTTTAGGCTACATTAAGGATAAATACAAAAACCCCAATTCCCCTTATTTCAGAAATGACTTGTCGGCAGCAGAAAGACAGGCTGCATATGACAATGAAACTGAGTGGCTGTTCAAAGGAAAGGCGCAAAGCTATAATATGCAGGATGCCGCGTTTCGAAATGTGACTTTTAATGGGGAAGTAGAGACGGAGAATGAGAAAGTATATCAGCGCAGCCAAGTCAACAAACAGCTTCAAGCGCTGCTGGATCAATATCATATTGCCATTCCAGCGGATGCGGCGCTCACCTTTACGATTACACCGATTGATTATCAAGTAAAGGTAAGCGGAACAGATGATGAGCAACTCATCCATCAAATTGAACAAATATTGCAATCAGGAGAAAACAGCAAACAGTTATTTCTGCATATCATGAAAAGCTTGAGCAGCGATTCGGCACAATATTCCAAAGAAGCGCACCAAAAATATCAGACGGTTCGCGAGATATATGAGGTGACAGGGTATCACCTGAAAGATTTGGAAGTGGTTGATGGCCGATATGTAACACCTTCCGGCCGTGATTTATTAGAAGTGTATAAAGAAGAGCTGGAGAAGGATCCCGTCCTCAAGAAAACGGCTCATCTCGCAATCGCTCATTATGGAGCAGAGCTGAACAGGCTTGCGGAAGCCGAATATGATTCTGTTCCGGATTTCATCTTGTCTATTGACTACAGCAACGGGT
Coding sequences within it:
- a CDS encoding DUF4885 domain-containing protein, producing the protein MRLNSQYIRTQLMVQNILKRNAADTTLKNVSSDITAVAKKASSQAGRASKESLSKLNYSKDSIVNHAGAFRRAYEAANDRTVTDTGKETKINAQNPYVSESDIRKKILDEKYSKINAMNKTKPDPLGYIKDKYKNPNSPYFRNDLSAAERQAAYDNETEWLFKGKAQSYNMQDAAFRNVTFNGEVETENEKVYQRSQVNKQLQALLDQYHIAIPADAALTFTITPIDYQVKVSGTDDEQLIHQIEQILQSGENSKQLFLHIMKSLSSDSAQYSKEAHQKYQTVREIYEVTGYHLKDLEVVDGRYVTPSGRDLLEVYKEELEKDPVLKKTAHLAIAHYGAELNRLAEAEYDSVPDFILSIDYSNGSLRDTGQKKSYGTGDTAWLRELKRRTGVND